Proteins encoded by one window of candidate division KSB1 bacterium:
- a CDS encoding Uma2 family endonuclease, with product MEQLTATTPSEHNLFETAAVKEDIPIEERNDVTVDELERGWESLPYPAELDNGKVVFKMPNLEHGMIHSNVDWALRSYLKKHPIGYIALETNFRLWDDRPHASFIPDICFIAKERIPKNKRRFPDMAPDLAVEIVSEDDSHNKIMAKVKAYLQQGTKVVWVIFASTREVLVCTTAGKHYVGIDEVLTAPDVLPDFALPVREIFWGLEE from the coding sequence ATGGAACAACTAACCGCCACAACTCCAAGTGAGCACAACCTTTTCGAGACCGCTGCCGTCAAAGAGGACATTCCAATTGAGGAGCGCAATGATGTGACCGTCGACGAATTGGAGCGAGGGTGGGAGTCTTTGCCTTATCCTGCCGAACTGGATAATGGAAAGGTGGTGTTCAAAATGCCGAATCTTGAACATGGCATGATTCATTCAAACGTTGATTGGGCCCTGCGTAGCTATTTGAAAAAGCATCCCATCGGCTATATTGCACTGGAAACCAACTTTCGCCTTTGGGATGATCGCCCTCATGCGTCATTTATCCCAGATATTTGTTTCATTGCCAAAGAACGAATTCCCAAAAACAAGCGCCGCTTTCCTGACATGGCGCCAGATTTGGCAGTGGAAATCGTTTCGGAAGATGACAGCCATAATAAGATCATGGCAAAGGTGAAGGCCTATCTGCAGCAAGGCACGAAAGTCGTTTGGGTGATTTTTGCTTCTACCCGGGAAGTGTTGGTCTGCACGACGGCAGGCAAGCATTACGTTGGCATTGACGAGGTGCTCACCGCTCCCGACGTGTTGCCGGATTTTGCGTTGCCGGTGCGGGAAATTTTTTGGGGGCTTGAAGAGTAA
- a CDS encoding Uma2 family endonuclease: METLTAPSMTEYDLSEVDMAREDIPIEERNDVTVDELERLSLPYPAELYNGRVVYKMANYEHSRIQINVGSALRNYEKSHPIGHTLTELNVRLWKDRPTESRVPDVCFIVKDRIPKNKRRFPDVAPDLAVEIVSEDDSYNKIMAKVKAYLQQGTKVVWVIFASTQEVLVCTTAGKYYVGIDEVLTAPDVLPDFALPVREIFWGLEE; the protein is encoded by the coding sequence ATGGAAACACTCACTGCGCCGTCGATGACGGAGTACGATCTTTCCGAAGTAGATATGGCGAGGGAGGACATTCCAATCGAAGAACGGAATGACGTGACGGTTGACGAGCTGGAGCGCCTGTCGCTTCCTTATCCTGCCGAACTCTACAACGGAAGGGTGGTTTATAAAATGGCGAACTACGAACATAGTCGTATCCAAATCAACGTTGGTTCGGCGTTGCGCAATTATGAAAAGAGCCATCCGATTGGACATACTTTAACCGAACTTAACGTTCGTTTGTGGAAAGACCGTCCCACAGAGTCACGCGTACCGGATGTTTGTTTCATTGTCAAAGATCGCATACCCAAAAACAAGCGCCGTTTCCCGGATGTGGCGCCGGATTTGGCCGTTGAAATCGTGTCTGAAGATGACAGCTACAATAAGATCATGGCAAAGGTGAAGGCCTATCTGCAGCAAGGCACGAAAGTCGTTTGGGTGATCTTTGCTTCTACCCAGGAAGTGTTGGTCTGCACGACGGCAGGCAAGTATTACGTTGGCATTGATGAAGTGCTCACCGCTCCCGACGTGTTGCCGGATTTTGCGTTGCCGGTGCGGGAAATTTTTTGGGGGCTTGAAGAGTAA
- a CDS encoding Uma2 family endonuclease produces the protein METLTAPSMTEYDLSEVDMAREDIPIEERNDVTVDELERLSLPYPAELYNGRVVYKMANYEHSRIQINVGSALRNYEKSHPIGHTLTELNVRLWKDRPTESRVPDVCFIVKDRIPKNKRRFPDVAPDLAVEIVSEDDSYNKIMAKVKAYLQQGTKVVWVIFASTQEVLVCTTAGKHYVGIDEVLTAPDVLPDFALPVKEIFEGVDET, from the coding sequence ATGGAAACACTCACTGCGCCGTCGATGACGGAGTACGATCTTTCCGAAGTAGATATGGCGAGGGAGGACATTCCCATCGAAGAACGGAATGACGTGACGGTTGACGAGCTGGAGCGCCTGTCGCTTCCTTATCCTGCCGAACTCTACAACGGAAGGGTGGTTTATAAAATGGCGAACTACGAACATAGTCGTATCCAAATCAACGTTGGTTCGGCGTTGCGCAATTATGAAAAGAGCCATCCGATTGGACATACTTTAACCGAACTTAACGTTCGTTTGTGGAAAGACCGTCCCACAGAGTCACGCGTACCGGATGTTTGTTTCATTGTCAAAGATCGCATACCCAAAAACAAGCGCCGTTTCCCGGATGTGGCGCCGGATTTGGCCGTTGAAATCGTGTCTGAAGATGACAGCTACAATAAGATCATGGCAAAGGTGAAGGCCTATCTGCAGCAAGGCACGAAAGTCGTTTGGGTGATTTTTGCTTCTACCCAGGAAGTGTTGGTCTGCACGACGGCAGGCAAGCATTACGTTGGCATTGACGAGGTGCTCACCGCTCCCGACGTGTTGCCGGATTTTGCGTTGCCGGTGAAGGAAATCTTTGAGGGCGTGGATGAAACGTGA
- a CDS encoding alcohol dehydrogenase family protein: MHALTFHGIETIKYESVPDPKIESPHDVIVKIRLAGICGSDLHVYHGREKGLDTGTVMGHEFVGEIVDWGKAVRKFRKGDLVFSPFTTNCGECFYCRKDLPCRCTSGQLFGWVQNGVGLHSGQAEFVRVPLADSTLLRVPKNVLPEEALLLGDVLSTGYFCADMAEIKSDGTYAVIGCGPVGLMAIIGARELGAERIYAIDTIPERLALAAKFGATLIDYQKENPLAVIRDVTEGRGADAVLEAVGSPAAARLALDLVRPGGILAVAGVHTEEHFAFSPAEAYDKNLTYKVGRCPARYYAERLIPIVEKKKYDLTSMISHRLPLAEGVRGYKIFAEKLEGCTKVILKT; encoded by the coding sequence ATGCACGCACTCACCTTCCACGGCATTGAAACCATCAAATACGAATCGGTTCCCGACCCGAAGATTGAATCTCCCCATGATGTCATCGTCAAAATCCGTCTCGCCGGCATTTGCGGCTCGGATTTGCACGTCTACCACGGCCGCGAAAAGGGCCTCGACACCGGCACGGTGATGGGACACGAATTCGTCGGCGAGATCGTCGATTGGGGAAAAGCAGTCCGGAAATTCAGAAAAGGCGATTTGGTTTTTAGCCCATTCACCACCAACTGTGGCGAGTGTTTTTATTGCCGCAAGGATCTACCGTGTCGCTGCACCTCCGGCCAGCTTTTCGGCTGGGTGCAAAACGGCGTTGGCTTGCACAGCGGCCAGGCCGAGTTCGTGCGCGTACCGCTGGCGGATTCGACGCTGTTGCGTGTACCTAAAAACGTCTTACCCGAAGAAGCGCTATTGTTGGGCGATGTTTTATCGACCGGCTACTTTTGTGCGGACATGGCGGAGATTAAATCGGATGGAACTTATGCTGTCATCGGCTGCGGCCCGGTCGGCCTCATGGCGATCATCGGCGCGCGGGAATTGGGCGCAGAAAGAATTTATGCGATTGACACAATTCCCGAGCGTCTCGCGCTCGCCGCAAAATTTGGCGCCACGCTCATCGACTACCAAAAAGAAAATCCGCTGGCGGTTATTCGCGACGTGACCGAGGGCCGCGGCGCCGACGCGGTTTTGGAGGCGGTCGGCAGCCCGGCGGCCGCGAGATTGGCGCTCGATCTCGTTCGCCCCGGCGGCATCCTCGCCGTCGCCGGGGTTCACACTGAAGAACATTTTGCCTTCTCCCCTGCCGAAGCCTACGACAAAAATCTCACCTACAAAGTCGGCCGCTGCCCGGCGCGCTATTATGCCGAGCGTCTTATTCCGATTGTGGAAAAAAAGAAATACGATTTGACTTCGATGATTTCCCACCGCCTGCCGCTTGCCGAAGGCGTTCGTGGTTACAAAATTTTTGCGGAAAAGTTGGAAGGATGTACGAAGGTGATTTTAAAAACTTAA
- a CDS encoding MBL fold metallo-hydrolase → MVISSLTLLLALVCRVAPDAPAETAPYLVVLGVAQDGGLPHAGCRKNCCGEAWNNPKLHHRVSCLALVDPVSSEHWLFDATPDFKFQLHALEKITGPASLSGIFLTHGHIGHYTGLMQLGREVISAGDVVVYAMPRMMDFLSRNGPWDQLVRLKNIALRPLQNDVPIILNSRLQIAPFLVPHRDEYTETVGFRITGPRKSIVFIPDIDKWEKWDRRIEEVIAGVEVAYLDGTFYADGEIPGRNMAEIPHPFIVETMARLASLPAAEKGKVRFIHLNHTNPALQKQSAAAQAIEKAGFRVAKEGEQVKL, encoded by the coding sequence ATGGTGATCTCCTCATTGACGTTATTGTTGGCGCTGGTCTGTCGCGTTGCACCCGACGCGCCGGCAGAAACCGCGCCTTATCTGGTGGTTCTCGGCGTTGCGCAGGACGGCGGCCTGCCACATGCCGGCTGCCGGAAAAATTGCTGCGGCGAAGCGTGGAACAATCCCAAGCTGCATCATCGCGTCTCGTGCCTGGCGCTCGTCGATCCTGTTTCTTCGGAACACTGGTTATTCGATGCCACGCCGGATTTCAAATTTCAGCTTCATGCGCTGGAAAAAATCACCGGTCCGGCGAGTTTATCCGGCATCTTTCTCACGCATGGCCACATCGGGCATTACACCGGGTTGATGCAGCTTGGCCGGGAAGTGATCAGCGCCGGAGACGTTGTGGTTTACGCAATGCCGCGCATGATGGATTTTCTCAGCCGCAACGGGCCGTGGGATCAGCTCGTGCGGCTCAAAAACATTGCGCTGCGTCCACTGCAAAATGATGTTCCCATCATCTTGAATTCACGCCTTCAAATCGCGCCGTTTCTCGTGCCGCATCGCGACGAGTACACCGAGACGGTTGGCTTTCGCATCACCGGGCCGCGAAAATCAATCGTCTTTATTCCGGATATTGATAAGTGGGAGAAGTGGGATCGCCGCATCGAAGAGGTGATTGCCGGCGTCGAGGTGGCTTACCTCGATGGAACTTTTTATGCCGATGGTGAGATTCCGGGACGCAACATGGCGGAGATTCCGCATCCGTTCATCGTGGAGACGATGGCACGGCTTGCTTCCTTGCCGGCGGCGGAGAAAGGCAAAGTTCGCTTTATTCATCTCAATCACACCAATCCCGCGTTGCAAAAGCAAAGCGCTGCGGCGCAAGCGATTGAAAAGGCCGGTTTTCGTGTGGCGAAGGAAGGCGAACAGGTGAAATTGTAA
- a CDS encoding CehA/McbA family metallohydrolase: MRRRCVFLFMVCLTISCQRQAEFVVAETSGMRWFKGNTHTHTTMSDGDSPPEVVAEWYKTRGYRFLVLSDHNVFTDPTTLSTLMDSTFLLIPGEEVTAKFQDKPVHVNGLNIPHLINPVSDTSLVGTIQKNVDAVRAANAAPHINHPNFRWAFSQRELLQINRNKLLEIFNGHPLVNNFGGGGWPSLEQVWDHLLTNGKEVYGIAVDDAHHFQGEFAPERSNPGRGWIAVRARNLNAREIIENLEKGLFYASTGVELDDIIVTPKQIEIYIAPDGDFKFRTEFIGSGGKILLHTEDNPAIYKLRGHETYVRAKVYDSGGFLAWVQPVFVR; encoded by the coding sequence ATGCGCCGGCGATGTGTGTTTCTATTCATGGTTTGCCTCACGATCTCCTGCCAGCGGCAGGCGGAATTCGTCGTTGCGGAGACGAGCGGCATGCGCTGGTTCAAAGGCAATACCCACACGCATACGACGATGAGCGACGGCGACTCGCCGCCGGAAGTGGTGGCCGAATGGTACAAAACCCGCGGCTATCGTTTTCTGGTGTTGTCTGATCACAACGTTTTTACTGACCCGACGACGTTATCCACCTTGATGGATTCGACTTTTCTGCTGATTCCCGGCGAGGAAGTCACCGCCAAATTTCAAGACAAACCCGTTCACGTCAACGGGTTGAATATTCCTCATCTGATCAATCCGGTTTCCGATACTTCGCTGGTTGGAACGATTCAAAAAAACGTCGACGCCGTTCGCGCCGCCAACGCTGCGCCGCATATCAACCATCCGAATTTCCGCTGGGCCTTTTCACAACGTGAGCTTCTGCAAATCAATCGCAACAAACTGCTTGAAATTTTTAACGGCCATCCGCTGGTCAATAATTTTGGCGGCGGCGGTTGGCCGAGCCTGGAGCAGGTTTGGGATCATCTGCTCACCAACGGCAAGGAAGTTTACGGCATTGCCGTCGATGACGCGCATCATTTTCAAGGCGAATTTGCGCCGGAGCGCTCGAACCCCGGTCGCGGTTGGATCGCTGTGCGCGCTCGCAATCTGAATGCGCGTGAGATTATTGAAAATTTGGAAAAAGGGTTGTTTTATGCAAGCACCGGCGTCGAGCTGGACGACATCATCGTCACGCCGAAGCAAATCGAGATTTACATAGCGCCAGACGGTGACTTCAAATTTCGCACGGAATTTATCGGCAGCGGCGGGAAGATTTTGCTGCACACCGAGGACAATCCGGCGATTTACAAACTTCGCGGTCATGAAACTTATGTCCGCGCCAAAGTATATGATTCCGGCGGTTTCTTGGCGTGGGTGCAGCCGGTGTTTGTGCGGTAA
- a CDS encoding creatininase family protein has protein sequence MKLSRPLFFFIVFSSFCAFAQPPGAFLGELSWPEAEARLKIAPLVILPFGAGAKEHGPHLPMNADAKVMEYLCQQAVKSLPVIVAPPILHGWFPAFREFPGTEVAKAEVFQSYVYEVAMSLIRHGAKRIVLLNTGISRATGLPLSIVAREIRVQTGTPVLVISWDDLETPAIDSLQEQKAGGHADEIETSINLFLQPELVRMEKAVVDYGTSGRKKYPGYEPGLFSRNPRDPEFSQTGLFGDPTKATAEKGGKALEILTRQWLRALEGFSKAPLRSDETKNR, from the coding sequence GTGAAACTTTCCCGTCCTCTGTTTTTCTTTATCGTTTTCTCTTCTTTTTGCGCTTTTGCCCAACCTCCCGGCGCGTTTCTCGGCGAATTGTCCTGGCCCGAGGCGGAAGCCCGCCTCAAAATCGCGCCGCTGGTGATTTTGCCGTTTGGCGCCGGCGCCAAAGAACACGGCCCGCATTTGCCGATGAACGCCGACGCCAAAGTGATGGAGTATCTTTGCCAACAAGCCGTGAAATCTCTGCCCGTCATCGTGGCGCCGCCGATTTTGCACGGCTGGTTCCCGGCGTTTCGCGAATTTCCCGGCACTGAAGTCGCCAAGGCGGAAGTCTTTCAAAGTTACGTTTATGAAGTCGCCATGTCGCTGATTCGGCACGGTGCGAAGCGGATCGTTCTTCTCAATACCGGCATCTCGCGCGCCACCGGCCTGCCGCTATCAATCGTCGCGCGTGAAATTCGCGTGCAAACCGGCACGCCGGTGCTGGTGATTTCCTGGGATGATTTGGAAACGCCGGCCATCGATTCGTTGCAAGAGCAAAAAGCCGGCGGCCATGCGGATGAGATCGAAACCTCGATCAATCTTTTTTTGCAGCCGGAATTGGTGCGCATGGAAAAGGCTGTTGTTGATTACGGAACGAGTGGGAGAAAAAAATATCCCGGCTACGAGCCTGGCTTGTTCTCGCGGAATCCGCGCGATCCGGAATTTTCGCAAACCGGTTTGTTCGGCGATCCGACGAAGGCCACGGCTGAAAAAGGCGGGAAGGCGCTTGAGATTTTGACGCGGCAATGGCTGCGGGCATTGGAGGGTTTCTCCAAAGCGCCGCTACGCTCCGATGAAACCAAAAACAGATAA
- a CDS encoding dipeptidase: MQNKRWMTSLVMLLATTLNIGWAQQSDDELGRKTAEIHAKVLTVDTHIDWPSRQFRDPSFVPRERHAPGERGSGQWDLVRMKEGGLDAVFMSIYTSQGPRTDEGHAKAKEHALKLIEITKKMVADNPDLAELALTPEDAYRIEKAGKRAIFMGMENGYPLGKDLRNVKLFYDLGVRYITITHSRNNELGDSSTDEKKEWDGLSPLGEQVVKEMNRLGLMVDISHVHDDLFWDVIALTKAPVIASHSSARALCDHARNMNDEMLKAVKKNGGVVQLCLLGNYIKTIPQNPEREAALSPLRDKLRAARRGELGDEEARKVFEEFQAINAKYPANRPTVQDAVDHIDHMVKVMGVDHIGVGSDFDGGGGLLGIDDVSEMPNLTKELLKRGYSEKDIEKIWGGNLMRVFSEVITISRQLQANATSSH; this comes from the coding sequence ATGCAAAACAAGCGTTGGATGACTTCGTTAGTGATGTTGCTCGCCACGACATTGAACATCGGCTGGGCGCAACAATCAGACGATGAACTCGGCCGCAAAACTGCCGAGATTCACGCGAAGGTGCTCACGGTTGATACTCATATCGACTGGCCTTCACGCCAATTTCGCGATCCCAGCTTCGTCCCACGCGAGCGCCACGCGCCTGGCGAACGCGGCAGCGGCCAGTGGGATTTGGTGCGCATGAAAGAAGGCGGCCTGGACGCGGTGTTCATGTCCATCTACACTTCGCAAGGCCCACGCACCGATGAAGGCCACGCCAAAGCCAAAGAGCATGCCCTGAAGCTGATCGAGATTACAAAAAAGATGGTTGCCGACAATCCTGATTTGGCCGAGCTTGCGCTCACGCCCGAGGACGCTTATCGCATCGAGAAGGCCGGCAAGCGCGCGATTTTCATGGGCATGGAAAACGGCTATCCCCTCGGCAAAGATCTCCGCAACGTGAAATTGTTTTACGACCTCGGCGTGCGCTACATCACGATCACGCACTCGCGCAATAACGAGCTGGGCGATTCTTCAACGGATGAGAAGAAAGAGTGGGACGGCCTCAGTCCGCTTGGGGAACAAGTGGTGAAAGAGATGAATCGTCTCGGCCTCATGGTTGATATTTCCCACGTTCACGACGATCTATTTTGGGACGTGATCGCGCTGACCAAAGCGCCGGTGATTGCCTCGCATTCCAGCGCCCGCGCGCTATGCGACCATGCCCGCAACATGAACGACGAAATGCTCAAAGCCGTAAAGAAAAACGGCGGCGTGGTGCAGCTTTGTTTGCTGGGCAATTACATTAAAACCATCCCACAAAATCCTGAGCGCGAGGCGGCATTAAGCCCATTGCGGGACAAATTGCGAGCGGCGCGACGCGGCGAATTGGGCGACGAAGAAGCCCGCAAGGTCTTTGAAGAATTTCAAGCCATCAATGCAAAATATCCGGCCAATCGCCCGACCGTGCAAGATGCGGTGGATCACATCGACCACATGGTGAAAGTCATGGGCGTGGATCACATCGGCGTCGGCTCGGATTTCGACGGCGGTGGCGGCTTGCTCGGCATCGATGATGTTTCCGAAATGCCGAATCTCACCAAGGAATTGCTGAAACGCGGCTATTCCGAAAAGGATATTGAAAAAATTTGGGGAGGGAATTTGATGCGGGTATTCAGCGAGGTGATCACAATTTCCAGGCAATTGCAAGCGAACGCGACGTCATCACATTAA
- a CDS encoding MBL fold metallo-hydrolase → MKLTILRLVFGSLFLLSAVWATQQQDFSKVEIKVTQVSGNIYMLEGQGGNIGVSVGEDGILIVDDQFAPLAEKIRAALKQLNSGPLKFVLNTHWHGDHTGGNPIFGKEATIIAHNNVRKRLMTEQRRGERITPPLPKEGWPVITLESSLSLHFNGEEIKVMHYPKGHTDGDCVIFFTNANVVHMGDDFFVGRFPFVDLASGGDVEGLAKNIQQIIAQLPPDVKIIPGHGPLSTLDDLKAYHRMLVETIAAVRKDMAAGKSLDDLKKQGVAEDWKSWGTGFISAERWIETIHQNFSARKN, encoded by the coding sequence ATGAAATTAACCATTCTTCGCCTGGTTTTTGGCAGCCTGTTTCTGCTCAGCGCGGTGTGGGCAACACAGCAACAGGATTTTTCCAAAGTCGAAATCAAAGTCACCCAGGTGAGCGGCAACATTTACATGCTCGAAGGCCAGGGCGGCAACATCGGCGTTTCTGTGGGTGAAGATGGCATTCTCATTGTCGACGATCAGTTCGCGCCGCTTGCCGAAAAGATTCGCGCGGCGCTCAAACAACTCAACAGCGGCCCGCTGAAATTCGTGCTCAATACCCATTGGCACGGCGATCACACCGGCGGCAATCCGATCTTTGGAAAAGAGGCCACTATCATCGCGCACAACAACGTGCGCAAGCGTTTGATGACCGAACAAAGACGCGGCGAGCGCATAACCCCGCCGTTGCCGAAAGAAGGCTGGCCGGTGATCACGCTGGAGTCTTCGCTGTCGTTGCACTTCAACGGCGAAGAGATCAAAGTCATGCATTATCCCAAGGGCCACACCGACGGCGATTGTGTGATTTTCTTCACCAACGCCAACGTCGTGCACATGGGCGATGACTTTTTTGTCGGCCGCTTTCCCTTTGTCGATCTCGCCAGTGGGGGAGACGTTGAAGGATTGGCAAAAAATATCCAACAAATCATCGCGCAATTGCCGCCGGACGTGAAGATCATCCCCGGACACGGCCCGCTTTCGACGCTCGATGATTTGAAAGCTTATCATCGCATGTTGGTCGAAACCATTGCCGCTGTTCGCAAAGATATGGCCGCCGGTAAAAGCCTGGACGATTTGAAGAAGCAGGGCGTTGCCGAAGATTGGAAATCGTGGGGAACCGGCTTCATCTCTGCCGAACGCTGGATCGAAACGATTCATCAAAATTTCTCGGCGAGGAAAAATTAG
- a CDS encoding Zn-dependent hydrolase, giving the protein MREFSILICRAAITSLLFANAHVFAQPIQKLRVNAQRLEQRIMALAEFGKNPFGGVSRVAFSEADLQGRNYIMSLMREAGLTVRIDAAGNIIGRREGREPGLPSIIFGSHIDSVPNGGNYDGNVGSLGAIECAQVLHENGIVTRHPLEVVIFADEEGGLVGSRAMIGGLAAEALAVKSHSGKTIREGIRAIGGDPDKLSEAIRRRGDFRAYLELHIEQGGILDAEKINIGVVEGIVGINWWDVTIEGFANHAGTTPMDKRQDALLAAAQLIIAVNKAVTSVPGRQVGTVGRITAEPGAPNVIPGKVVMSLELRDLAPEKINLLFQSIQAEAKAIAHKTGTTIGFASIPTNSIPALTDERLRKLIAESARELGLSFKLMPSGAGHDAQEMARIAPAGMIFVPSVGGVSHSPKEFTKPEDMANGANVLLQTILKIDQDALD; this is encoded by the coding sequence ATGCGTGAATTTTCAATTCTTATATGCCGGGCAGCGATAACGTCATTGCTGTTCGCCAACGCGCACGTTTTTGCCCAGCCGATTCAAAAGCTGCGTGTGAATGCTCAGCGCCTCGAGCAGCGAATTATGGCGTTGGCTGAATTTGGCAAAAATCCCTTTGGTGGCGTCAGCCGCGTGGCGTTCAGTGAGGCCGATCTTCAAGGCCGCAACTACATCATGTCGTTGATGCGCGAAGCAGGATTGACAGTGAGAATCGATGCCGCTGGGAATATCATCGGCAGAAGGGAGGGGCGCGAGCCCGGGCTTCCGAGCATCATTTTCGGCTCGCACATCGATTCGGTTCCCAACGGCGGCAACTACGATGGCAACGTTGGCAGCCTCGGCGCAATTGAATGCGCGCAGGTATTGCACGAGAATGGCATCGTCACGCGCCATCCACTCGAAGTCGTGATTTTTGCCGATGAGGAAGGCGGACTCGTCGGCAGCCGCGCCATGATTGGTGGGTTGGCCGCCGAGGCTTTGGCAGTGAAGAGCCATAGCGGCAAGACCATCCGTGAGGGAATTCGCGCGATTGGCGGTGATCCCGATAAACTCAGTGAAGCGATTCGACGCCGAGGTGATTTCCGCGCCTACCTGGAGTTGCACATCGAACAGGGTGGAATTTTGGATGCGGAAAAAATCAACATCGGCGTCGTCGAAGGCATCGTCGGCATCAACTGGTGGGACGTCACCATCGAAGGCTTCGCGAACCACGCCGGCACGACGCCGATGGATAAACGGCAGGATGCGCTTTTGGCAGCAGCGCAATTGATCATTGCCGTCAACAAAGCGGTGACGAGTGTGCCTGGCCGGCAAGTCGGAACCGTCGGGCGAATCACCGCCGAGCCTGGCGCGCCGAACGTGATTCCCGGCAAAGTCGTCATGAGCTTGGAACTGCGCGATCTCGCGCCGGAAAAAATCAATTTGCTGTTTCAAAGCATTCAGGCCGAAGCGAAGGCCATCGCGCACAAAACCGGCACGACAATCGGTTTCGCTTCGATTCCGACGAATTCTATTCCGGCGCTCACCGACGAGCGCCTGCGCAAGCTTATCGCCGAATCGGCGCGCGAGCTTGGGTTGAGTTTTAAATTGATGCCGAGTGGTGCGGGACACGATGCGCAGGAGATGGCGCGGATCGCTCCCGCTGGCATGATCTTCGTTCCCAGCGTTGGCGGCGTGAGCCATTCGCCGAAAGAATTCACCAAGCCCGAAGACATGGCCAACGGCGCGAATGTGCTGCTGCAAACAATTCTCAAGATCGACCAGGACGCTTTGGATTGA
- a CDS encoding aminotransferase class V-fold PLP-dependent enzyme, producing MNNNFSFPKTDFNRRQFLSAVGKSVGLMALASSSVASLFKDVEAATKRIAHLPPDKVASDEDFWFEIQQAFSVTRGIINLNNGGVSPSPRIVTEALVRYQWQQEDATAYTMWQILEPQVETIRTGLAEIFGCDREEIAVTRNASESLEILLMGMDLKSGDEILSTTQDYPRMLTTLRQRELREGLKLKLVKIPIPPKNLDEITAAFEKGITSRTKLILMSHMVNITGQITPVKAVCELARSKGIEVIVDGAHSFAQFNFKQSDIGCDYFGTSLHKWLFAPKGTGLLYVKRDKIEKIWPLMAAEKKQASDIRKFEEIGTHSSAPHLAIGEAILFHNGLGGERKEKRLRYLSRYWMNNLKALPNVRFNTSFDDTMSCAIGNVHIEGTDPKAVSDYLMSKHKIFTVPIIHDEFKGIRITPNVYTTLGELDRFCEVMTTIARKGLPKDG from the coding sequence ATGAATAATAACTTTTCATTCCCAAAAACAGATTTCAACCGCCGCCAATTTCTCTCTGCTGTTGGCAAAAGTGTTGGCCTGATGGCGCTGGCATCATCTTCAGTCGCGTCGTTATTTAAAGACGTTGAAGCCGCCACCAAGCGCATCGCGCATTTGCCCCCCGACAAAGTTGCGAGCGATGAGGATTTTTGGTTTGAAATTCAGCAGGCGTTTTCAGTCACGCGCGGGATCATCAATTTGAACAACGGCGGCGTTTCGCCGTCGCCGCGAATTGTGACCGAAGCGCTGGTGCGTTATCAGTGGCAGCAGGAGGATGCGACAGCGTACACGATGTGGCAAATCTTGGAGCCGCAAGTGGAAACGATTCGCACCGGGCTGGCGGAAATTTTCGGCTGCGATCGCGAGGAAATAGCGGTAACTCGGAACGCTTCGGAGTCACTGGAGATTTTGCTCATGGGCATGGATTTGAAATCCGGCGATGAAATTCTCTCCACCACCCAGGATTATCCCCGCATGCTCACCACATTGCGCCAGCGCGAGCTGCGAGAAGGCTTGAAGCTGAAACTGGTCAAAATTCCGATTCCTCCCAAAAATCTCGATGAGATTACCGCTGCGTTCGAGAAAGGCATCACCAGCCGCACGAAGCTGATTCTCATGTCACACATGGTCAATATCACCGGCCAAATCACACCGGTGAAAGCGGTGTGCGAGCTGGCGCGATCCAAAGGCATCGAAGTGATCGTCGACGGCGCGCATTCGTTTGCGCAATTCAATTTCAAGCAGAGCGACATCGGCTGTGATTATTTCGGCACGAGCCTCCATAAATGGCTGTTCGCACCTAAGGGCACGGGATTGTTGTATGTGAAGCGCGACAAGATCGAGAAAATTTGGCCGCTCATGGCCGCCGAGAAAAAGCAGGCGAGCGACATCCGCAAGTTCGAGGAGATCGGCACCCATTCCTCCGCGCCGCATTTGGCCATCGGCGAGGCGATTCTTTTTCACAACGGCCTCGGCGGTGAGCGCAAGGAGAAGCGGCTGCGTTATCTCTCGCGTTACTGGATGAACAACTTGAAAGCGCTGCCGAACGTTCGCTTCAACACCTCGTTTGACGATACGATGTCGTGCGCCATCGGCAACGTGCATATTGAAGGCACTGATCCGAAAGCGGTGAGCGATTATCTGATGAGCAAGCACAAAATTTTCACCGTGCCGATCATTCACGACGAGTTCAAAGGCATCCGCATCACGCCGAATGTCTACACGACGCTCGGCGAGCTTGACCGCTTTTGCGAGGTGATGACGACGATTGCCAGGAAAGGATTGCCGAAGGACGGGTGA